One Caenibius sp. WL genomic window, CGAATTGAGATTTTGGGCGAAACGAAGGTACGTTCAGCTTTATGGGTTTTGATAGAGGGCGTCGCGGTCGGGGACGCGACAAGCGTGACGGTTTTGGTGAAGAAGGCTTCGACCCCTTCATGGGCGGTGATCGCTTCGGTGGCGGCGACCGCTTCGGCGGTGGAGGTGACCGTTTCGGCGGCGGTGGCGGCCCTCGTGGCGGCGGCGATCGCTTCGGCGGTGGCGGTGACCGTTTCGGCGGCGGTGGCGACCGTTTCGGCGGCGGCGGCCCTCGTGGCGGTGGCGCCCCGCGCGGCATGCCCGCCCAGGTGGTCGGCACGGGCCGCGGTGCTGTAAAGTTCTTCAACGCCAACAAAGGCTTCGGCTTCATCCAGCGTGAAGACGGCGGAGAAGACGTGTTCGTGCACATCAGCGCCGTGGAACGCGCCGGGCTGGAAGGCCTGGCAGAAGGCCAGACGCTCGAATTCAACCTCGTCGATCGCGGCGGGAAGATTTCGGCCGCCGATCTTCAGGTCGTCGGCGATGTCATCCCCGTGCAGCAGCGCGCCGAAACGCCGCAGCGCCAGCTGACCGGCGAACGCGCAACGGGAACGGTCAAGTTCTTCAATGCGATGAAGGGCTTCGGTTTCATCACGCGCGATGACGGGCAGCCCGATGCCTTCGTTCACATCAGTGCGGTGGAACGGTCCGGCATGCGTGAACTCAACGAAGGGGATCGGCTCGAATTCGATCTCGAAGTTGATCGACGCGGCAAGCATTCGGCCGTGAACCTCGTTCTGCTGAACAGCTAAGCGCGAGGGCCACGGTCGGAATATTTGACCGGCGGCCCACAGCGTCATAAACCAACCTGTGTGGCGGCCCTTTCGGGGGCCGCCTTTCTCTTTTTACTGGTGCGGCCCTTTCCGATGCCGCTGCAATTCGAGGAGCCCGATCGATGGCGATCGAACCGCTGATGCCTGTCTACCCCCGGTGCGATGTGCGGCCGGTGCGTGGCGAACATTGCCACCTGATCAGCGAAGATGGCCGCCGATTCCTCGATTTCGCGGCCGGGATCGCCGTCAACATCCTCGGTCATTCCCATCCGGGCCTGATCGGCGCGATCCAGCAGCAGGCGGCCACGCTGATGCATGTGTCGAACCTGTACGGCAGCCCGCAGGGCGAACAGCTCGCCCGGCGGCTGGTCGATCTCACTTTCGCCGATACGGTGTTCTTCACCAATTCGGGCGCCGAAGCGGTCGAATGCGCGATCAAGACGGCGCGCGCCTATCACCAGCATGTGGGCAACGATCACAAGTATGAACTGATCACGTTCAACAACGCTTTCCACGGGCGGACACTGGGCACGATCAGCGCATCGAACCAGGACAAGATGCACAAGGGCTTTCTGCCCCTCCTGCCCGGCTTCAAATACGTCGAATTCGACGATCTGGAAGCGGCCAAGGCCGCCATCGGACCGAACACCGCCGGATTCCTGCTCGAACCGATTCAGGGCGAAGGCGGTATTCGCGTCGCTTCGGACGCATTCATGCACGGGTTGCGCGCTCTGGCCGACGAACATGATCTGATGCTCGTTCTCGACGAAGTGCAGACGGGCGTTGCCCGCACCGGCGCGTTCTATGCCTACGAACATTACGGCATCCAGCCCGATATCCTCGCCACCGCCAAAGGTCTCGGCGGCGGCTTCCCGCTCGGTGCCTGCCTGGCCACCGAAAAGGCGGCGCGCGGCATGGTCTTCGGCACCCACGGTTCGACTTATGGCGGCAACCCGCTGGCCATGGCGGCGGGCAACGCCGTGCTCGATGCCGTCGCCAACGAGGATTTCATCACCGAGGTGCAAGAAAAGGGCGAACGGATCAGGGGCCGGCTCGAACAGTTCATCGGCAACTATCCGGATCTGTTTGAACTGGTGCGGGGCAAGGGCCTGATGCTGGGCCTGAAAATGAAAGTCGAAACCCGCCCCTTCGTCACCCATCTGCGTGACAATCACGGGCTGCTGACCGTTTCGGCGGGCGACAACACACTTCGCCTGGTGCCGCCGCTGGTGATCGGCGACGCAGAAATCGACGAGTTCTTCGAACGCCTCTCCGCAGGCGCATCCAGCTATACCGTGCCGGAGACTGTCTGATGGCCCGCCACTTCCTCGATCTCAACGATGCGGGCGGCGATGCGCTCGCCGCGATGATCAATGACGCCATCGACCGCAAGGCGGCGCGCGCAGGCCGCCCCAAAGGCGCGGCGGATGACGATGCGCCGCTTGCCGGGCGCGTTCTGGCGATGATCTTCGAGAAGAATTCCACCCGCACCCGGGTCAGCTTCGACATGGCCATGCGCCAGCTCGGCGGCAGCGCGATCGTGATGGAATCGGGCAGCATGCAGCTTGGCCGCGGGGAATCGATCGCCGATACCGCCCGCGTGCTTTCGCGCATGGCCGATGCGATCATGATCCGCACCGACGATCACGCCAAGATCGAGGAAATGGCCCGCCATGCCACCGTGCCGGTGATCAACGGACTGACCGACCGTTCGCATCCCTGCCAGATCGTGGCCGATCTGCTGACCATCGTCGAACGCCGCAAGCCCCTGCCCGGGCTGGAAGTCGCCTGGCTGGGCGACGGCAACAACGTGCTGCATTCCATTCTCGAAGCGGCCGGGCTGATGAAGTTCAATGTCCGCGTGGGCACGCCCGCAGGCTACGAACCCGATCCCGAATTCATCGCTTTCGCCCGTGAAAACGGGGCCCAGGTCACGCTGACCAACGATCCCGCCACCGCCGCCGATGGCGCGGATGTGGTGGTCACGGATACCTGGGTTTCGATGGGGCAGGACCACGCCGATCAGAAGATCGCAGCGATGATGCCGTTTCAGGTGAACGACGCGCTGATGACACGGGCCAAACCGGATGCCATTTTCCTGCACTGCCTGCCTGCCCATATCGGTGAGGAAGTGACCGAAAGCGTGTTCGAAAGCCCGGCATCGGTGGTGTTCGATGAAGCCGAAAACCGCATTCACGGGCAGAAATCCGTGCTTTTGTGGTGCTTCGAAGCGATCTGAACCCGCCCTCGCCCTTTCTTTAACGGACTTGCGACCCCATATCCCGCGCGATGACGGATACACACGAAACCTACGCCGACCGATTGCTGACTTTCACACTGCCCCAGCGCCACGTCCGCGGCCGCATGGTGCGGTTGGACAGCGTGTTGAGCACGATCCTGTCGGCGCACGACTATCCCACGCCGATCCGCGATCTTCTGGCCGAGGCGCTGGTGCTTGCCGCGTTGAGCGGCGGTCTGCTTAAGGACGACGGCAGCCAGGTCACGATCCAGGCGCAGACCGACAGCGGTATCGTCGAACTGCTGGCCTGCGATTATCGCGGGGGCGAATTGCGCGGCTATGTCCAGTTCGATCCGGAACGGGTCGCGCAACTGGGTGCCGACGTTTCACTGGAAACGCTGTTCGGCAAAGGCTTCCTCGCGGTGACATTCGATCTCGCCACCAACGATCAGCGCTATCAGGGGATCGTCCCGCTCGAAGGCAATTCGATCACCGCGGCATTCGAAAACTATTTCGGCCAGTCCGAACAGGTGCCGACTCTGATTCGCGTCAGTGTCGATACCTCCACTGATCAGCCGGTGGCCTCGGGCATTCTTCTCCAGCACCTTGCCGATGGCGAGGAAGGGCGGGAACGGCTGCATGTGCGCATGGACCACCCCGAATGGGAGCATGTGGCCATTATCGGCGACACCATCCGCCCGGAAGAACTCATCGACGGCACCCTGTCGCTGGAAGCTCTGCTCTGGCGGCTGTTTCACGAAGAAGAGGAAATCCGCGTCACGCCGGGCCCATACCTCAGCCGGGGTTGCCGCTGCACCACGGTGCATTTCGAGAACGTGCTGGCGCGGTTCCCTTCGGAAGAGCGGGCCGCAATGCGCAACGACGACGGGATCATTATGGTCGATTGCGCGTTTTGTTCGCGCCTCTTCCCTATTCAGGATTAAGTCAGTTCGTCGCTTGTATGGTGCAACTTAACGCGCCATATGGAAGCGAATGGCCGATTTGGTCGGAGTTATGCCTATGCAGAAATCTGCGAAAATCCGTGGGGGTTTGCTGTCGCTGGCAGGCGTATCGATGCTTTGCGGCCCCGCAACCCCCGTTATCGCCCAGGGCAAGGCGCTGGAAGCATTAAGCAGTCTAGCCCCGGGAAGTTGGGAAATCCGCAATCGGTCCGACAACACCCGGCATCGCATTTGCGTGCGTGACGGGCGCGAATTCATCCAGTTGCGCCATCGGCATCCGGGCTGCCGCCGCTTCGTGATCGAAGACACGGACAATCGCGTGATCGTGCAGTACACCTGCCAGGGGCATGGTTATGGGCGGACTCAGATCCGCAAGGAAACCGCGCAGATCGCCCAGATCGAAAGCCAGGGCGTGGTCGATGGGCAACCGTTCCAGTTTTCCGCCGAGGCGCGCCGGATCGGTGCGTGCTGATCGGGATCGCCCTTGAAAGCGGGCCACGCGGGCAGTAGCGCGCTTTCCATGATCAAAACCGATACCACTTCGAAATCGGCGGTTGTGCTGCTGTCCGGCGGGCTGGACTCGATGGTGTCCGCCGCGCTGGCACAGGAACAGGGCTACAGCGTCAACGCCCTGACCATCGACTACAATCAACGCCATCGCCGCGAACTGGACGCGGCGCGGGATGTCGCGCACATGCTGGGCGTCACGCGCCATGTCATCCTGCCGCTCGATCTCAGCCTGTTCGGCGGATCGGCGCTGACCGACCGTGCGATCGACGTGCCCAAGGGTGAATCGGGGGCGGCAATTCCGGTCACATATGTCCCGGCTCGCAATCTCGTTTTCCTGTCACTGACGCTCGCCTGGGCAGAAACACTCGATGCCCATGACATTTTCATCGGGGTCAATTCGCTGGACTATTCCGGCTATCCCGATTGCCGCCCGGAATTTATCGCCAGTTTCACGGAAACCGCCCGCCTCGCCACCAAGGCCGGGGCGGAAGGCTCCCCCTTCACCATTCACACGCCGTTGCAGTACCTCGGCAAGGCGGAAATCGCCCAGGAAGCCGCACGGCTCGGCCTCGATCCCGGCCGAAGCTGGTCATGCTACGATCCGCAATCTGACGGTAGGGCCTGCGGCGTGTGTGACAGTTGCCGCCTGCGCCGCGATGGTTTCGCCCAGGCAGGGCTGGAAGACCCCACCCCTTACGCGGCCTGATCAGCCGCGCTGCAAGACACCGCACGCGATGCGCCCGCCGCTGTTGCCCGCCGGATCGGTCTTGTAGTCGTCCGGACCGGCATGGAGTACGATGGCCGTGCCATCGGCATCGAACACGTCGGACAGGATTTGTTCACGCGCGCCGTCCAGCGCCACCGTCAGCGATCCCGTTCCATCGGCAGCAATCTCGATGTTCGGCAGATCGCCCAGATGGCTCCCCATCGGATTGTCCGTGCCATGCTGCTTGCTACCCGGATTGAGGTGGCCGCCGGCCGTCGTGAATGCCGGCGCCTCACAACGTCCGACCGCATGCAAATGGATTCCGTGCGGCCCCGGCGTCACCCCGGCCAGCGCGATGACAAGCGACATTTTATTGCCCGCGCCAGTCAGTTCCGCAGTGCCAGCCGCCTGTCCATTGGCAAACACCAGCTTCGCGGATGCCAGCCTGTCGGCCTGGGCATCATCTCCCACCGATGCACAGGCCGCCAGCGCCATCGGTATGGTCAACATGAGCGCTTTGCGGATCATCTGTGTACTCCTCTTCGTTGTTGAACCCGATTATCTAACGCTGGCAAGGCCAGCTTGTGCCATTTTAGCCCGCCAATTTTTCAGGAGCGGCCCTCTTAAAACCAAGGCGGACAATAATTCGCGGGGCAGGTCAAGCCTTGTGCCCGCTGCACGAGGGCTGGACGCCCCCGTGGAACGGAGTAGATTCCGCCGAAGTGAGATGCGGAGGCCCGGATGTGCGATCAACATACCCATGACAATCTCGATGCCATGCTCGCCCGGCGCGGGCTGACGCGGCGGCAGTTCGCCGCCATGGGGGCCACCACCGCACTGGTAGCCTGCGCCCCTGCCGGAAAGGCCGCCGCCAGCGATCTCGACGAACGCGATGTCGCGATCACCACGGCGGACGGCACCGCCGACGGATTCTTTGTCGCACCCGCCAAGGGCCCATCACCCGGCGTCATCATGTGGCCTGACGTCGCCGGACTGCGCGATGCGTACAAAGTCATGGCCCGGCGGCTGGCCGGGGCCGGCTATGCCGTTCTCGTTCCCAACCCTTATTATCGCAGCGCCAAGGCACCGATCCTCAACAGCCTGTCCGAATGGTTCGAACCGGAAAAGCAGGCCCGGCTCAAGCCGATGATGGCGCTGGTCGACGGCGCAGCGACTGCCCGCGACGCCACGGCATTCGCCACCTGGCTGGATCAGCAGAGTGAAACGGACAGCAAGCGCGGCATAGGAGTGTGCGGCTATTGCATGGGCGGATCGCACGCCGTGCGCAGCGCCGCGGCAGTGCCGGAACGGATCAAGGCCGCCTGTTCCTTCCACGGCGCGCAACTCGTCACCGGCAAACCGGACAGCCCCAATCTGCTGATGGCCGGTACGAAGGCCCATTTCCTTTTTGCCATCGGCCGGGATGACGATGCCAAGATGCCTGAGGAAAAGGCAGTATTGCGTGCCGCCGCTGCCACAGACAGGCCGGTGGAAGCCGAAGTCTATCCGGCGGACCATGGATGGTGCACGCTGGACGCACCCAGTTATGACAAGCCGCAGGCCGAAAAGGCGTGGGGCCGGATGCTGGCGACGTTCGAAGCGGCGCTCTGATCCGGCCTCGCTTGCTCAGGCGTATTCTTCGGTAAAGACCAGTTGCCGCATGGCATCGCCATAGCGATGTCCGGCAATCGTGTCTTCGTTGATCAGCGCATCCGCGCGATCGAGCAGCGCCTGTTCCACCGCGATCTTGCCGGCGGCGAAATTGTCTTCCAGATGACGGAGACTGCGCGTGCCCGGAATGACGTGGACATGCCCCCCACGCGACAGGGCCCACGCCAGCGCCAGTTGTGCCGCCGTCATCCCCGCCTCCGCCGCCAGAGCGACCAGGGCATCGATCAAGGCGCGGTTCGCAGGCCAGTTTTCCGGCATGAAGCGCGGCATTGTGCGGCGCATGTCGCGCGCCGGCAAAGTGGCCGGATCGTCCAACTCGCCACACAATCCGCCTCTGCCCACTGGCGAGAACGCAACGAAAGCGATGCCCAGTTCACGCGTCGTCTCCAGCACTGCCAGTTCGACGTTGCGCGTCCACAGCGAATATTCGGTCTGGACGGCAGACATGGGATGCACGGCATGCGCCTCCCGGATTTGCGCCGCGCTCCATTCCGATACGCCATAGGCACCGATCTTGCCCACTTCGATCGCCCGCACCAGCGCGCCGACCGAATCCGCCACGGGCACGGTCGGATCGAAGCGGTGCAGATAGAGCAGATCGATATGATCGGTTTCAAGCCGTTCGAGGCTGGCATCGATCGAGGCCGTGATCGATTGCGGGCTGCAATCGACACCGCGCACCTCGTCCTGAATCACGATCCCGGTTTTCGACGCGAGGAAATACTCCTGCCGTTTTCCTTTCAGCGCTTCTGCAATCAGCTTTTCGCTTTGCCCGAGACCGTAGATATTGGCGGTATCGAGATGATCGTACCCCAGTTCCAGCGCCCGATGGAGAATGGCAATGGCTTCGGCATGCGTGGGCGGTTCGCCATAGGCCCAGCACAGGTTCATGCAGCCCAGCCCGACCGGATCGACCGGCCTCCCAGCGAGTGTGCGCTTCGTCATCTCGTTCCCATCGTTTCTGAATTGATCGTCGGCTGAGGCATATCAGCCCTGCTTTCGACTGCAACCGTGCATCCACGGCCCTATCCCGGACCGCATGGCGATTTTTCGCAATTGCGGTGGCGACTTCGGCAGACAGGCAGGCTAGAGCCCGCCCGGTTCATATCGCGAAACGGAATGCAGCAGGGAGATCCGGACGATGGCACAAGCCTATGTGATGACTTTGTCGTGCAAGGACCGGGTGGGCCTGGTTGCCGCAGTCACCACGCGGCTGGCCGAAATCGGCGGGAATATTCGCGAAGCACAGCAGTTCAACGCGCGCGACACCGGCATGTTCTTCATGCGGATCGTGTTCGATTGCCCGGGGCGCCCGCTGGACGATATCGCGCAGGAATTCGCGCCGGTGACAGAACGGTACGGCATGGAATGGACGCTGCGCGACACCACCACCCCGCGCAAAGTGCTGTTGATGGTCAGCAAGTTCGATCACTGTCTGGCCGACCTGCTCTATCGCAACCGGATCGGTGAAATGCCGATGGATATCGTGGGCATCGTCTCCAACCATCCGCGCGAAGCGCTCAACGTGCCGCTGGTGCGGGATATTCCCTTCCATCACCTGCCGATCACCAAGGACACCAAAGCCGAACAGGAAGCCCGGATCAGGGCCATCGTGGAGGAAACCGGCGCCGAACTGGTGGTGCTGGCCCGATATATGCAGATTCTTTCCGATGAAATGGCCGGCTATCTCACCGGGCGCTGCATCAATATCCACCACAGTTTCCTTCCCGGCTTCAAAGGCGCGAAACCCTATCATCAGGCGCATGCGCGCGGGGTGAAAATGATCGGGGCGACCGCGCACTACGTTACCGCCGATCTCGATGAAGGACCGATTATCCATCAGGACGTGGAAGCGATCAGCCATGCCGACACACCCGAAGATCTGGTCCGCAAGGGCCGCGATATCGAGCGCCGGGTGCTGGCCGCTGCCGTGCTTTATCACCTCGAAGATCGGGTCCTGATGGACGGGCACAAGACCATCGTCTTCAAGACCTGACGCCTTGAAGCGCTGACCAGGCGGCTACGCGCGGATAGTGCCGCGCCTCTTGGCCCGGAAGCGAAACCGGCCTAGCGCATAATCATGCCCGAGGCCCATCCCGCAGCCCAACCCGATCTCGACGTCCTGATCGTCGGCGCCGGTATCTCCGGCATCTCGATGGCGGCGCATCTTCACATGCGCTGCCCGGGCCTGCGTTATGCGCTTGTCGAACGGCGCGAACGGCTGGGCGGAACATGGGACCTGTTCCGCTACCCCGGCGTGCGTTCGGATAGCGACATGTACACGCTCGGCTTCGGCTTCGAACCGTGGACCGATGCCGATGCCATCGCGGATGGCGACAGCATTCTGGCCTATCTCGATCGCGTGGTCGGCAAATATGGCATCGCTCCGCACATGCGGCTGGCCACGCGCGTTCTGGCCGCCGATTTCAGCACAGCGCAGGGCCTGTGGCACGTCACGACAGAAGATCGCGATGGCCCGCGCGAGCTGACGGCGCGCTTCCTCTATCTCGCTTCGGGCTACTACGATTACGACAGCCCGCACGATCCCCCCTTCCCCGGGCGCGAAAATTTCGCCGGGCAGATCGTGCATCCGCAATTCTGGCCCGAGGATTGCGATTATACCGGCAAGCAGGTGGTGGTGATCGGCTCGGGCGCGACCGCCGTCACGCTCGTGCCCGCGATGGCGCAGCGTGCCGCGCATGTCACCATGCTCCAGCGCACGCCCACATGGATGAGCGCGCAACCCCGGCGGGACCGCATGGCGCGGATCGCTCAGGCGCTGCTCCCTGCGTCTCTTGCCCACCGGCTGATCCGCGCCAGGAATGTTCGCTTTCAGGACTGGGTGTTCAGGACCGCGCGCAAATCCCCCGCCCGCATCGCCGCCTTCCTGACGCGGGCCACGCGCAAGGCGCTGGGCCACCGCTATACCGAAACCGATTGGCAACCGCCCTATGGCCCGTGGGAACAGCGCCTGTGCCTGGTTCCCGATGGCGACCTGTTCGCCGCCATTCGTTCGGGTCGGGCCGATGTGGTGACCGATCGCATAGCCCGGTTCGACGCAAGCGGGATTATGCTGGAATCGGGCCGCCACCTCGATGCGGATATCATCGTCACCGCCACCGGCCTGCGGCTTGCCATGGCCGGGCAGATCAAGGTCACGCTGGACGGCGTGCGGGTAAACTGGCGCAAGCATTTCTACTATCGCTCGTGCATGTTCTCCAATGTGCCCAATCTGGCGGTTGCTTTCGGCTACCTCAATGCGGGCTGGACGTTGCGCGCCGATCTGACGGCCGCCTATGTCTGCGATGTGCTGAATGCGATGCAGGGCAAGGGGGCGGCCATCGTGCGCCCCGACCTGCCCGCCAATCATGGGCTGGAGGAGGATAACGTCTACCAGTTCTCCTCCGGCTATATTCAGCGCGCGCTGCCGCTGATGCCGAAAAGCGCCACGGCGCTGCCATGGCGGCTCAATCAGGATTACCTGGAGGACCTGCGCGATTATCGCCGCCGCCCGGTGGACGATGGCGTGCTACGGTTCGAAACCGTGGTGGCGGATAGGCAGAAAATCGCCTAACGCTGGCAGATATGAAAGAGACCCAGCGTATCTGGACGGCAGCGGCCGTCATCATCGGTGACGAAATTCTTTCGGGCCGCACGCATGACAAGAACATCGCCCAGATCGCCACCTGGCTGCAGGTGCAGGGCATCCGGCTGACCGAAGTGCGCGTGGTGGCGGACGATATGACCGCAATCGCCGAAGCGGTGAACGCGCTGCGGGTGAAGCACGATTATCTTTTCACCACCGGCGGTATCGGCCCTACGCACGATGACATAACCGTGGACGCCATTGCCGCGGCACTGGGCATCGAAGTGGTGATCCACCCCGAAGCCCGCGCCATGCTGGAAGACTATTACACCACGCGCGGCGGGCTGAATGAGGGCCGCCTGCGCATGGCCCGCGCGCCGGCAGGAGCCGATCTCATCCCCAATCACTATTCGGGCGCGCCGGGGATCAAGCTCGGCAATATCTACATGATGGCGGGTGTACCCCATATCACGGCGGGCATGCTCGACGGCCTCACCGGCACGCTGGAAGGCGGCGCACCGCTGCTGTCCGAAGTGATCGGATCGTGGGTGCCCGAAAGCGAAGTGGCCGTGCTGCTGCGTGACGTGGAACAAGCCCACGAAGGATGCCAGATCGGCAGCTATCCCTTCTTCCGCGAAGGGAAAAGCGGGGCAAATTTCGTGATCCGTTCGACCGATCCGGATGCGCTGAAAAGCTGCGTCGACACGCTGTGCGAAGGATTGGGCGAGCTGGGCTGGGATTTCACCCCCGGCGGGATCTGATCCCTCGGTTCTGCACTGCTTTACCCTTTTCCTGCTCTCCGGACACAAAAACGGGGGCGAACCGGTGGTTCGCCCCCGCGTTGTGTTGGCTTACGAAAGTCTTAGAACTTCGCGCCGATGGCGACCACGCCCTGGTGGCGCTCAACGCCCTGTTCGTAGTTCGAGTAGCGGTACTCGATCTTGCCGAACAGGTTCTGGCCGAAGTTGTGCTGGTAGCCCGCACCCAGACGGAAACCGTCAAGGTTCACGGCGTCATAGGTTTCGCCGGCGTAGGTCGCCTTAACGCGAGCATTGGTGTAACCGCCCAGAGCATAAAGCTTGGCGGCTTCGCTCAGGTTGGTGCCAAAACGCAGCGTGGCCGAAATGTCACGACCCGACTTGATGCAATCACGCTCACCGTCGATACGCACGCATTCCTTGGTGCTGCTATCCGACAGGCCAGCTTCCAAGGCAGCGAACAGGTTGTTGCCCAGCGGCACTTCGTAACCGGCGGAAACGCCGTAGAGAACGCCTTCGTCGTTGCCGAGGACCGAGGTGTCCACCGCGTCAAGACCGGTTTCGACCTGCACATAAGCCTGTGCGTGAGCGGCGGCGGGCAGAACAGCAGCAGCGGCTGCAAGAGCAGCAAGAGTGATCTTCTTCATAATTTCCTCAAATGTCTTCAAGTATTGCGAACATTTTATGGCCTTGTATTTTTGAGTGGCCATGGGCGGCCTGCTACGCCAGAGGCTCGGCGGGGTCAAAGCCTCGTAGCCCCTTCCGGCCAAGACAGATTCTTTTCGTTGCCATTCTGCAACACAGTGATGCACAGATGCATTGCAACGGAAATGGAAGTGCGGTTTTCAGCATAAAACGGAGCTTTGCCTCTCCAGCCGCTTTCCGGTAACTCCCCGCCATGGTTTCGTTCCGCAAAGGCAATAAAGGTCTGGTTGCCGCAAGCCTGTCTCTGGCTGCCTGCACCACGCCGCACCAGCTTCCGCTGGAGGATTTCGAGGCCACGCTCGATTCGCATGTCAGCGCAACGGAAGCGCTGACCGAATGGTGCAAGGCGCATAACATGGGCAATCCGCCTATCATCCGGGCCGTCCAGCTTCACGATGCGGTTTCGCAGCTTCCCCCCGATCTGCACGGCCTGCTCGCGGTCCCGACAGACAGCCCTCTGGGCTATCGCCATGTCCGGCTGGTTTGCGGCGATGTCGTCCTGTCGGAAGCGCACAACTGGTATGTGCCCGCGCGCCTGACCGAAAGCATGAACGCCACGCTCGAACAGACGGAAACGCCGTTCGGCAAAGCCGTCGCCGCACTGCATTTCACCCGGCGCAAGCTTGGGGGAGAGCGCGGCTCGGGGCCGGGTTGCCCGGCGGGGACAATCCTGACCCAGCGCGCGCTGCTCACTCGGCAGGATGGGCAGCCGATCAGCCTGGTGGTGGAATGCTACACCGCCGCCAATCTTACTCCCGGCTGGTAGCCCAAGCCGCTCTGCGCCAACGCCACCCTACAAACAAAAGGGGCCGGAGGTTTCCCTCCGGCCCCTTTTGTTTGGACTATCGCCCGGCGCTTATGCGCCAGCGACGTCCGCCGTATCGATCTTCAGGCCCGGGCCCATCGACGAGCTGAGCGAGACCTTGCGGACATACTTGCCCTTGGCGCCCGACGGCTTGGCCTTGACCACCGCATCGACCAGCGCGTTGAAATTCGCCTTGATCGCGTCGTCGCTGAACGACATCTTGCCGATCCCGGCATGGATGATGCCCAGCTTTTCCACGCGGAATTCGATCTGGCCGCTCTTGGCGTCCTTCACGGCCTGTTCCACGTTCGGCGTTACGGTGCCGAGCTTCGGGTTCGGCATCAGGCCCTTGGGACCCAGCACCTTACCGAGACGGCCAACCACGCCCATCATGTCCGGGGTGGCGATAACGCGGTCGTAGTTGAGATTGCCGGCCTGCATGTCTTCCATCAAGTCTTCCGCGCCGACCTTATCGGCACCGGCAGCAAGAGCCTTGTCGGCATTGTCGCCACGGGCGAACACGGCCACGCGCACATCCTTGCCCGTGCCCGACGGCAGCGAGACCATGCCACGCACCATCTGGTCGGCGTGACGCGGATCGACGCCGAGGTTCATCGCGACTTCGATGGTTTCGTCGAACTTCACCGTGGCGAGTTCGCGCAGCGTCTTGAGCGCGTTGTCGAACGTGTGCAGCGCCTGATTGTCACCGAGCTTTTCGGCGAGCATCTTCTGCTTCTTGGTCAGCTTGGCCATAATCTCAGCCCTCCACCACTTGCAGGCCCATCGAACGGGCCGAGCCTTCGATGATCTTCGTCGCCTGTTCGATATCGTTGGCGTTGAGATCCTTCATCTTCACTTCGGCGATCTCGGCGAGCTTGGAGCGCGCGATCGTTCCGGCCGAAACCTTGCCCGGTTCCTTCGAACCCGACTTGAGATTGGCGGCCTTCTTGATGAGGAAGGTAGCGGGCGGCGTCTTGGTGACGAACGTGAAGCTGCGATCCGCATAGACCGTGATGATGGTCGGGATCGGCATCGCCTTTTCAAGTTCCTGCGT contains:
- a CDS encoding cold-shock protein — its product is MGFDRGRRGRGRDKRDGFGEEGFDPFMGGDRFGGGDRFGGGGDRFGGGGGPRGGGDRFGGGGDRFGGGGDRFGGGGPRGGGAPRGMPAQVVGTGRGAVKFFNANKGFGFIQREDGGEDVFVHISAVERAGLEGLAEGQTLEFNLVDRGGKISAADLQVVGDVIPVQQRAETPQRQLTGERATGTVKFFNAMKGFGFITRDDGQPDAFVHISAVERSGMRELNEGDRLEFDLEVDRRGKHSAVNLVLLNS
- the queC gene encoding 7-cyano-7-deazaguanine synthase QueC yields the protein MIKTDTTSKSAVVLLSGGLDSMVSAALAQEQGYSVNALTIDYNQRHRRELDAARDVAHMLGVTRHVILPLDLSLFGGSALTDRAIDVPKGESGAAIPVTYVPARNLVFLSLTLAWAETLDAHDIFIGVNSLDYSGYPDCRPEFIASFTETARLATKAGAEGSPFTIHTPLQYLGKAEIAQEAARLGLDPGRSWSCYDPQSDGRACGVCDSCRLRRDGFAQAGLEDPTPYAA
- a CDS encoding superoxide dismutase family protein, with product MIRKALMLTIPMALAACASVGDDAQADRLASAKLVFANGQAAGTAELTGAGNKMSLVIALAGVTPGPHGIHLHAVGRCEAPAFTTAGGHLNPGSKQHGTDNPMGSHLGDLPNIEIAADGTGSLTVALDGAREQILSDVFDADGTAIVLHAGPDDYKTDPAGNSGGRIACGVLQRG
- a CDS encoding Hsp33 family molecular chaperone HslO encodes the protein MTDTHETYADRLLTFTLPQRHVRGRMVRLDSVLSTILSAHDYPTPIRDLLAEALVLAALSGGLLKDDGSQVTIQAQTDSGIVELLACDYRGGELRGYVQFDPERVAQLGADVSLETLFGKGFLAVTFDLATNDQRYQGIVPLEGNSITAAFENYFGQSEQVPTLIRVSVDTSTDQPVASGILLQHLADGEEGRERLHVRMDHPEWEHVAIIGDTIRPEELIDGTLSLEALLWRLFHEEEEIRVTPGPYLSRGCRCTTVHFENVLARFPSEERAAMRNDDGIIMVDCAFCSRLFPIQD
- a CDS encoding DUF3617 family protein yields the protein MQKSAKIRGGLLSLAGVSMLCGPATPVIAQGKALEALSSLAPGSWEIRNRSDNTRHRICVRDGREFIQLRHRHPGCRRFVIEDTDNRVIVQYTCQGHGYGRTQIRKETAQIAQIESQGVVDGQPFQFSAEARRIGAC
- a CDS encoding aspartate aminotransferase family protein, with protein sequence MAIEPLMPVYPRCDVRPVRGEHCHLISEDGRRFLDFAAGIAVNILGHSHPGLIGAIQQQAATLMHVSNLYGSPQGEQLARRLVDLTFADTVFFTNSGAEAVECAIKTARAYHQHVGNDHKYELITFNNAFHGRTLGTISASNQDKMHKGFLPLLPGFKYVEFDDLEAAKAAIGPNTAGFLLEPIQGEGGIRVASDAFMHGLRALADEHDLMLVLDEVQTGVARTGAFYAYEHYGIQPDILATAKGLGGGFPLGACLATEKAARGMVFGTHGSTYGGNPLAMAAGNAVLDAVANEDFITEVQEKGERIRGRLEQFIGNYPDLFELVRGKGLMLGLKMKVETRPFVTHLRDNHGLLTVSAGDNTLRLVPPLVIGDAEIDEFFERLSAGASSYTVPETV
- the argF gene encoding ornithine carbamoyltransferase; this translates as MARHFLDLNDAGGDALAAMINDAIDRKAARAGRPKGAADDDAPLAGRVLAMIFEKNSTRTRVSFDMAMRQLGGSAIVMESGSMQLGRGESIADTARVLSRMADAIMIRTDDHAKIEEMARHATVPVINGLTDRSHPCQIVADLLTIVERRKPLPGLEVAWLGDGNNVLHSILEAAGLMKFNVRVGTPAGYEPDPEFIAFARENGAQVTLTNDPATAADGADVVVTDTWVSMGQDHADQKIAAMMPFQVNDALMTRAKPDAIFLHCLPAHIGEEVTESVFESPASVVFDEAENRIHGQKSVLLWCFEAI